In Ignavibacteria bacterium, a single genomic region encodes these proteins:
- a CDS encoding methyltransferase domain-containing protein codes for MKSHSPLNSSLKRAQELFRKKNIPEAQRMCQELLTQEPTNAELLHLVGTIALFTGNTEAAIKYLSQACAVSKQANYFCDLGYAFLQMEKVNESLLTYSVAIRLKQDDAKAYAGYATALFAQQKLEEAKHFCEKAFSFNKNLAEAHYVQGMIYFLSGIISQSETSLLRAISAQPQFIDAQLFLGDVYTTIGKTGLAKKCYERALQSNPYNVQARKHLAFCYKKINRLPDAMRVLIEGINLVRQRQPLLVSLAEILKEVKFETIPDGLRNIFIEMCSIDTIDLQVLTRHVVQILKTQYAFPRLNTVLSSFDANEKNKFYSLMSEPDVQHFLNDALVLATLPRMVYCDIELENILTTLRSRILFSYNTSNAHDEKTSFPLLFAAQLACHCFLNEYVFFVTDDEEQRIQTMKLSIESQLSNETSNPLALEQTLVVYSLYAQLSTLQHRKRICNVELSQWNAFVQRIIQEQIINFHQEQELAATIPSLTKIENEISLRVREQYEENPYPRWNSIVLSARENFEMYLRRRIPFGTLPQFSHPVSILIAGCGTGRHPIHLAYKINNSSLIALDLSKASLSYAKRMAEHFHVQNIAFQQADILELHVLNKKFPYIESVGVLHHLHQPQEGLRALTNILEHNGIIKLGLYSQQARQHLSIAKELMTAHGLQATIHDLRKLRQFIIQLPTNAPLQKVTTAWDFYSLSMCRDLLMHVQEHTYTIPSLISLLDGAGLQFLFFETSATTANDFATMFPQEDAFSKLTNWEKFEEQFPDTFKGMYVFWCKKK; via the coding sequence TTGAAATCGCATTCCCCTCTTAATTCTTCACTCAAACGTGCACAAGAGTTGTTCAGGAAAAAAAATATTCCCGAAGCGCAACGTATGTGTCAAGAACTTCTTACGCAAGAACCAACAAACGCTGAACTTCTTCATCTCGTTGGAACCATCGCTCTCTTTACCGGAAATACCGAAGCCGCTATAAAATATTTATCGCAAGCGTGCGCCGTTTCAAAACAAGCAAACTACTTTTGCGATTTAGGATACGCATTTCTGCAAATGGAAAAAGTGAATGAATCACTTCTTACGTACAGCGTTGCTATCCGTTTGAAACAAGATGATGCAAAAGCGTATGCGGGTTATGCAACTGCTCTTTTCGCACAACAAAAGCTGGAAGAAGCAAAACACTTTTGCGAGAAAGCATTTTCGTTCAACAAGAATCTTGCAGAGGCGCATTATGTTCAGGGAATGATATATTTTTTATCTGGAATAATTTCACAGTCGGAAACATCTCTACTTCGCGCAATATCAGCACAACCGCAATTCATCGATGCGCAACTTTTCTTGGGTGATGTGTACACAACTATCGGGAAAACCGGGCTTGCAAAAAAATGTTACGAGCGCGCGCTGCAATCAAATCCATACAACGTTCAGGCACGAAAACATCTTGCATTTTGTTACAAAAAAATTAACCGACTCCCCGATGCAATGCGTGTGCTGATTGAAGGGATAAACCTCGTTCGTCAGCGGCAACCATTACTTGTATCGCTTGCAGAAATTCTGAAAGAAGTAAAGTTCGAAACTATTCCCGATGGTTTGCGAAACATATTCATCGAAATGTGCAGTATTGACACGATTGATTTACAAGTTCTCACACGTCACGTGGTTCAGATATTAAAAACACAATACGCATTTCCTCGTTTGAATACAGTGCTTAGTTCATTCGACGCAAATGAAAAAAACAAATTCTATTCATTGATGTCAGAACCGGATGTACAACATTTCCTCAATGATGCGCTGGTGCTTGCTACGCTTCCACGAATGGTGTATTGCGATATCGAACTGGAAAATATTCTAACAACGTTGCGGTCAAGAATATTGTTTTCCTATAATACGAGTAATGCACACGATGAAAAGACTTCCTTTCCATTGTTGTTTGCCGCTCAACTTGCGTGTCATTGTTTTCTCAACGAATATGTTTTCTTTGTAACGGATGACGAAGAACAGCGCATTCAAACAATGAAACTATCCATTGAATCGCAACTATCGAATGAAACTTCAAATCCGCTTGCACTTGAACAAACACTTGTTGTTTATTCGTTGTATGCGCAACTTTCGACATTACAGCACCGAAAACGAATATGCAATGTAGAACTATCGCAATGGAATGCATTCGTGCAACGTATTATCCAAGAACAAATTATTAACTTTCACCAGGAGCAGGAACTTGCAGCAACCATTCCATCGCTTACAAAAATTGAAAACGAAATTTCTCTCCGTGTGCGCGAACAATACGAAGAAAACCCCTATCCCCGATGGAACAGTATCGTATTGAGTGCGCGGGAAAATTTTGAAATGTACTTACGAAGACGAATTCCCTTCGGAACGTTGCCTCAGTTTTCCCATCCCGTTTCCATTCTCATTGCAGGTTGCGGAACAGGACGCCATCCTATTCATTTAGCGTATAAAATCAACAACAGTTCGCTGATTGCGCTCGATTTAAGCAAAGCAAGTTTGAGTTACGCAAAACGAATGGCAGAACATTTTCACGTGCAGAACATTGCATTTCAACAAGCGGATATTCTTGAATTGCACGTACTCAACAAAAAATTCCCTTACATCGAAAGTGTTGGCGTACTCCATCATCTACACCAACCGCAAGAAGGTTTACGCGCGCTCACCAATATTCTTGAACACAACGGAATTATCAAACTCGGATTGTACAGTCAACAAGCGCGGCAACATCTTTCCATAGCAAAAGAATTGATGACTGCACACGGATTACAAGCAACGATTCACGATTTGCGCAAACTACGCCAATTTATAATACAACTTCCGACCAATGCACCGTTGCAAAAAGTAACAACGGCGTGGGATTTTTATTCTCTCAGTATGTGCCGCGATCTCTTGATGCACGTGCAAGAACATACATACACCATTCCCTCCTTGATTTCGCTTCTTGATGGTGCGGGTCTGCAATTTCTTTTTTTTGAAACAAGCGCAACAACAGCAAACGATTTTGCAACAATGTTTCCGCAAGAAGATGCGTTTTCCAAACTCACGAACTGGGAAAAATTTGAAGAACAATTTCCCGATACGTTCAAAGGAATGTATGTGTTTTGGTGTAAGAAAAAATAA
- a CDS encoding T9SS type A sorting domain-containing protein: protein MFSYHSWKTLLVFSLFVFNVYSVLAGNIDPFLAEKLKSTSAVEKVSVIIYMREQVDLRAMEELLQQSVSAGERIPVDVRYRTIITALQEVAERTQPNFVQKLRTHETNGVLSDIQQFWIRNLVVVSAIQQTIEEIAQLPEVETVYLDGILQRDLPLNSAPADALVSGSEPGLRAINAHKLWEIGITGLGRIVMNIDTGVEGNNLAYKTRWRGALPGILPTWAWFDPANHTIFPTDGDGSSQHGTHTMGIMCGRYDSVNDTLGVAPDANWIASNSLIGGSPHTSRSIASFQWAANPDSNINTMDDVPDAINNSWYDPNVSSTECSGASGYYDVIDAIEALGTAVVFSAGNNGPGASTITPPKNRLTTSVNIFSVGALDANTAGYPIASFSSRGPSVCTGPDSLRIKPEVSAPGVNVRSSSGTNGYRFLDGTSMAAPHVCGAIALLRQAAPFLTGTELKYYLYNNAVDLGTPGEDNTFGRGMIDVWKTYLALPLNIGKVEGEIMSNGNPLNGVKVDFVEDILQISSSTNAEGKYLVAARIDTPLTSATYTLRAEKFGFLTFTDTVTILLDDTVTKNIVMSPAPGGTLQVHTYDNDNNSIRANVKVIFSGQTVINDITDSISGLYSTPLPTGTYTVIIDAPSPFATYSNVNVVVNENQTTQLNTLLRYVVEFTPIAIRDTLAIGQIHSKQLQLTNTTNDTVQFRISDDNALQRSQKKNISQNSSVYSPIEFPKGTEDTRPGYASPEGRGGPDAFGYQWIDSDEPDGPEFQWIDISATGTMLDSNSTWIPTGTFSGQDEGYVQIPLSFPFGFYGSTFNTAYLSSNGIVMFKIPTSNTYSNAQIPTAGGSIDNLVAGFWDDLEIVGTSKIYYGTHSGNFVIQWMNIQRYNGNLAEYSYEYILKPSGEIVVQYLAMGISGGTLTSSTVGIENQTGTVGLQVAYNATYLHNELAIRFFTPDAIWISEVPITGTLLPHADQNVSVTFNASGLSVDTTYRANLFLEATHPDVIGSTKIPASLRIAFADSALLLVNKSSFDFGAVPLFETRKETLKVTNGGMTTLIVSSLTTTNSDYTVQPSNGTITTGNSINVVVSYHPTLSGIDTGRIIIQSNSQFTPRLDVLLNGSSYGVARIVLHPNTFSFVSQATNDTLRKKMYILNTGSDTLRYFLEEKIANGATHTKKGKGGPDAFGYVWRDSDEPGGPDFLWYDIRSLGTAVSVANNGIAGPFPLGFDFKFYGTNYNEVRITGNGFLGFGTTSIGFSNTSIPSSGTPNNALFGFWEDLNPETAGGEVHYFADAVNHLFIVQFTNVARANDAGSRVTFQMILNANGDVKFQYQSMTGVLNSATIGIENVTGGVGLLVAFNQNYVHDNLAILFTTDQIPWLSQSRMEGTILPGDSQAVDIRVHPARMMPGNFSARVKVQGNSPDTLLAQVNLEVLVGVNEILSIIPKRFQLFQNHPNPFNPTTIISFGLPEQANISLQVFNVLGQEVVTLADGIFEAGTYNVEWNASTALSSGIYFYRLKVTQSGNVRFADSKKLLLLK from the coding sequence ATGTTCTCATATCATTCGTGGAAAACATTGTTAGTGTTTTCATTATTCGTATTCAATGTGTATTCAGTTCTTGCAGGAAATATAGACCCATTTCTTGCAGAGAAATTAAAATCAACTTCCGCAGTTGAAAAAGTTTCTGTTATCATCTATATGCGTGAGCAAGTAGATTTGAGAGCAATGGAAGAACTACTTCAGCAATCTGTTTCCGCTGGCGAACGGATACCGGTAGATGTTCGTTACAGAACGATTATTACGGCATTGCAGGAAGTCGCTGAACGGACGCAACCAAATTTTGTACAGAAATTACGCACGCACGAAACAAACGGCGTTCTTTCCGATATTCAACAATTTTGGATTCGCAATTTAGTAGTCGTCAGCGCCATTCAACAAACAATAGAAGAAATTGCGCAATTACCGGAAGTCGAAACAGTGTATCTCGATGGTATTCTGCAACGCGACCTTCCGCTCAATTCTGCTCCCGCAGACGCTCTAGTCAGCGGAAGTGAACCAGGACTTCGAGCAATTAATGCGCACAAGTTGTGGGAAATCGGAATTACCGGATTAGGAAGAATTGTCATGAATATTGATACGGGCGTCGAAGGAAACAATCTTGCGTATAAAACACGATGGCGAGGCGCACTTCCCGGAATTTTACCAACGTGGGCGTGGTTTGACCCTGCTAATCATACTATTTTCCCAACAGACGGCGACGGTTCTTCACAACATGGAACACACACGATGGGAATTATGTGCGGACGTTACGATTCAGTAAATGACACGCTTGGCGTAGCTCCCGACGCAAATTGGATTGCTTCAAATTCGCTAATTGGAGGAAGCCCGCATACATCGCGTTCCATTGCATCATTTCAATGGGCTGCAAACCCCGATAGCAACATCAACACGATGGATGACGTTCCGGATGCAATTAATAATTCATGGTATGACCCAAATGTTTCTTCCACCGAATGTAGCGGAGCATCGGGATATTATGATGTGATTGATGCAATTGAAGCATTGGGAACAGCAGTCGTTTTTTCAGCAGGAAATAATGGTCCCGGTGCATCAACAATTACACCGCCTAAGAATCGTCTCACAACGTCAGTCAATATATTCAGTGTTGGCGCGTTAGACGCTAATACTGCCGGTTACCCGATTGCAAGTTTTTCAAGTCGTGGACCTTCCGTATGTACAGGACCCGATTCCTTACGAATAAAACCGGAAGTTTCTGCGCCAGGAGTAAATGTGCGTTCATCTTCGGGAACAAACGGTTATCGTTTTTTGGATGGAACATCAATGGCAGCGCCACACGTTTGCGGAGCAATTGCGCTTCTTCGACAAGCGGCGCCGTTTTTGACGGGGACGGAATTGAAGTATTATTTATACAATAACGCCGTTGATTTGGGAACACCGGGTGAAGACAATACGTTTGGAAGAGGAATGATTGATGTGTGGAAAACATATCTCGCATTGCCTTTAAACATTGGAAAAGTAGAAGGAGAAATTATGAGCAATGGAAATCCGCTCAACGGAGTAAAAGTAGATTTTGTTGAAGATATTTTACAAATTTCTTCTTCCACAAATGCTGAAGGTAAATATCTTGTTGCCGCAAGGATTGATACGCCACTTACTTCCGCAACATACACCCTTCGCGCAGAAAAATTCGGATTTCTTACGTTCACAGATACCGTAACAATTTTACTTGATGATACGGTTACAAAAAATATTGTAATGTCTCCTGCTCCTGGCGGGACGTTGCAAGTTCACACGTACGACAATGATAACAATTCGATTCGAGCAAACGTGAAAGTAATTTTTTCCGGTCAAACAGTTATTAATGATATTACAGATTCAATAAGCGGTTTATATTCAACTCCGCTACCGACAGGAACGTATACAGTAATAATAGATGCTCCTTCCCCGTTTGCAACGTATTCCAATGTCAATGTTGTAGTGAACGAAAATCAAACAACACAACTGAATACCTTACTGCGATATGTTGTAGAATTTACTCCAATTGCCATTCGTGATACACTTGCCATCGGACAGATTCATTCGAAGCAGTTGCAACTGACGAACACGACAAACGACACAGTTCAATTTCGCATCAGTGATGATAACGCGCTACAACGTTCTCAGAAAAAAAATATTTCACAAAATTCCAGTGTATATTCTCCTATTGAATTTCCCAAAGGAACAGAAGATACGCGTCCCGGTTACGCATCTCCCGAAGGTCGTGGCGGTCCCGATGCATTTGGTTATCAGTGGATTGATTCCGATGAACCCGATGGTCCGGAATTTCAATGGATTGATATTTCTGCAACAGGAACTATGTTGGATTCCAACAGCACTTGGATTCCGACGGGAACATTTTCCGGGCAAGATGAAGGATATGTTCAGATTCCTCTTTCGTTTCCTTTTGGATTCTACGGAAGTACGTTCAACACAGCATACCTTTCATCGAACGGAATTGTGATGTTTAAAATTCCTACCTCCAATACATATTCCAACGCACAAATACCTACGGCAGGCGGCTCAATAGATAATCTTGTTGCCGGCTTTTGGGATGATTTGGAAATTGTTGGAACAAGTAAGATTTACTACGGAACGCACAGTGGGAATTTTGTTATTCAATGGATGAATATTCAGCGATACAATGGAAATCTTGCGGAGTATTCGTACGAATATATTTTAAAACCCAGCGGCGAAATCGTTGTTCAGTATTTAGCAATGGGTATCAGCGGAGGAACGCTTACCAGTTCTACCGTTGGTATCGAAAACCAAACGGGAACCGTCGGTTTGCAAGTTGCGTACAATGCAACGTATCTTCATAATGAACTTGCAATTCGGTTTTTTACTCCCGATGCGATTTGGATATCGGAAGTGCCGATAACAGGAACATTGCTTCCTCACGCCGATCAAAATGTTTCTGTAACGTTTAACGCAAGCGGGCTTTCCGTTGATACAACTTACAGGGCAAATTTATTTTTAGAGGCAACTCATCCCGACGTAATCGGTTCAACGAAAATTCCTGCGAGTCTACGCATTGCGTTTGCAGATTCGGCATTATTGTTGGTGAACAAAAGTTCGTTCGATTTTGGCGCTGTTCCTCTCTTTGAAACAAGAAAAGAAACATTGAAAGTAACCAATGGAGGAATGACGACGTTAATCGTATCTTCGCTGACGACAACCAATTCCGATTATACAGTTCAACCTTCGAACGGTACAATAACAACAGGAAATTCCATCAATGTTGTTGTTTCTTATCATCCAACACTTTCAGGAATTGACACGGGAAGAATTATTATTCAAAGCAATTCACAATTTACGCCCCGACTTGATGTTTTGCTCAACGGTTCTTCGTATGGTGTTGCAAGAATTGTTCTGCACCCGAATACGTTTTCTTTTGTATCGCAAGCGACGAATGATACGTTGCGAAAAAAGATGTATATTCTTAACACCGGTTCCGATACGCTTCGATATTTCCTTGAAGAAAAAATCGCAAACGGAGCAACACATACGAAGAAAGGAAAAGGAGGTCCCGATGCCTTCGGATATGTATGGCGTGATAGCGATGAACCCGGTGGCCCCGATTTCTTATGGTATGATATTCGCTCGTTAGGAACGGCAGTATCGGTTGCAAACAATGGTATCGCCGGTCCTTTTCCCCTTGGTTTCGATTTCAAATTTTATGGAACGAATTACAACGAAGTTCGCATTACCGGAAACGGTTTTCTTGGTTTCGGAACAACATCAATCGGATTTTCCAACACCTCAATTCCTTCTTCGGGCACGCCCAATAATGCATTGTTTGGTTTCTGGGAAGATTTGAATCCGGAAACAGCAGGCGGAGAAGTGCATTATTTTGCGGATGCTGTCAATCATTTGTTCATCGTGCAATTTACGAATGTTGCGCGTGCAAATGACGCCGGTAGCCGCGTAACATTTCAAATGATTTTGAATGCAAACGGCGATGTGAAATTTCAATATCAATCAATGACTGGAGTTTTAAATTCTGCTACGATAGGAATTGAAAATGTAACGGGAGGCGTTGGTTTATTAGTTGCGTTCAATCAGAACTATGTTCACGATAACCTTGCAATTCTTTTTACCACTGACCAAATTCCCTGGCTCTCGCAAAGCAGAATGGAAGGAACGATTCTTCCCGGCGATAGTCAAGCAGTTGATATTCGTGTACATCCTGCGCGAATGATGCCGGGAAATTTTTCTGCACGTGTAAAAGTACAAGGCAATTCCCCCGATACACTCTTGGCGCAAGTGAATCTTGAAGTATTAGTTGGTGTGAACGAAATTCTTTCCATCATTCCGAAGCGATTTCAATTGTTCCAAAATCATCCGAATCCGTTTAATCCCACAACGATAATTTCTTTCGGATTGCCGGAACAAGCAAATATATCACTGCAAGTTTTCAATGTTTTAGGACAAGAAGTTGTAACACTTGCAGACGGAATTTTTGAAGCAGGAACCTATAACGTTGAGTGGAATGCCAGTACCGCTCTTTCAAGCGGAATATATTTCTATAGGTTGAAAGTAACGCAAAGCGGCAATGTGCGCTTCGCAGATTCGAAGAAACTGTTGCTGTTGAAATAA
- a CDS encoding glycosyltransferase — MEIATLENIILAGYFISLCVLFGFGISAFTMVYHHLKHRYDEEPELNDLKTQFGDETNFPVVTIQLPLYNELYVSQRVIEACCNISYPKEKLEIQVLDDSTDETTLVVSESVSKYQRLGFDIKHIRRGSREGFKAGALKFGMETARGEYIAIFDADFVPYSDFLEQTIPYFENEKIGMVQTRWEHLNGDNSLITKIQSLALDGHFIMEQNVRNKAGYFINFNGTGGVWRKSCILDAGNWEADTITEDLDLSYRAQLRGWKFKFLPYVTSPAELPSEINALKAQQFRWTKGAVEVARKMLWKVWKSDIPFHIKVHSTFHLTNNIVFPFIFLAGLFNVPIVFIKHQGGFETYFQIMSIFVLAFIGSFLFYMLAQKELYTDWRKRLLLFPLFMSGSMGFAVNNTRAVIEGLFKKKSEFVRTPKYNLSNTSSDRLKNQNVEFEWLNKKYVPLHVSLSVIFESLLAVYFILGIFMSLYFVEIAALPFQLLFFSGFGFTSYLSLKHAWLARKAQKHRIAIEAQSPFAIKS; from the coding sequence ATGGAAATAGCAACATTAGAAAACATAATTCTTGCGGGATATTTTATTTCGCTGTGCGTTTTGTTCGGTTTCGGCATCAGTGCGTTCACGATGGTGTATCATCATTTGAAACATCGCTACGACGAAGAGCCGGAATTAAACGATTTGAAAACGCAATTCGGCGATGAAACAAATTTTCCCGTTGTAACAATTCAACTTCCGTTGTATAACGAACTCTACGTTTCACAGCGCGTGATTGAAGCGTGTTGCAACATTTCCTATCCGAAAGAGAAATTAGAAATTCAAGTACTCGATGATTCCACCGATGAAACTACGCTTGTCGTATCTGAATCTGTATCAAAATATCAGCGATTGGGATTCGATATAAAACATATTCGTCGTGGTTCGCGTGAAGGATTTAAAGCCGGCGCGTTGAAATTTGGAATGGAAACTGCTCGCGGTGAATACATTGCAATCTTCGATGCGGATTTTGTTCCATACTCAGATTTTCTTGAACAAACGATTCCGTACTTTGAAAATGAAAAAATCGGAATGGTGCAAACACGCTGGGAACATTTGAACGGCGATAATTCACTGATTACAAAAATACAATCGCTTGCGCTTGATGGACATTTTATAATGGAACAAAACGTGCGCAACAAAGCGGGATATTTTATCAACTTCAACGGAACCGGCGGCGTGTGGAGAAAATCCTGCATTCTCGATGCTGGAAATTGGGAAGCAGATACCATCACGGAAGATTTGGATTTGAGTTATCGCGCGCAACTTCGCGGATGGAAATTTAAATTCTTGCCGTACGTAACCTCGCCGGCGGAACTACCTTCGGAAATTAACGCTCTCAAAGCGCAACAATTTCGCTGGACCAAAGGCGCAGTGGAAGTTGCAAGAAAAATGTTATGGAAAGTTTGGAAATCGGATATTCCATTCCACATCAAAGTTCACTCGACGTTTCATTTAACGAACAACATTGTTTTTCCGTTTATATTTCTCGCCGGATTATTCAATGTTCCAATTGTGTTTATCAAACATCAAGGCGGGTTTGAAACATACTTTCAAATTATGTCCATCTTCGTGCTTGCGTTTATCGGTTCGTTTCTTTTTTATATGCTTGCACAAAAAGAATTGTACACAGATTGGAGAAAACGTTTGCTTCTCTTTCCACTGTTTATGTCAGGAAGTATGGGCTTTGCCGTGAACAATACGCGTGCAGTGATTGAAGGATTATTCAAAAAGAAATCGGAGTTTGTGCGCACACCAAAATACAATCTTTCCAACACTTCTTCCGATAGACTTAAAAACCAGAATGTAGAGTTTGAATGGCTCAACAAAAAATACGTGCCACTGCATGTCTCATTGAGTGTCATATTCGAATCGCTGCTTGCTGTTTATTTTATTCTCGGAATTTTTATGTCACTCTACTTTGTAGAAATCGCTGCATTGCCGTTTCAATTATTGTTCTTCTCGGGATTCGGATTCACTTCGTACCTATCGCTTAAACATGCATGGCTTGCGCGTAAGGCACAAAAACATCGCATTGCAATTGAAGCGCAATCTCCGTTTGCAATCAAAAGTTAA